A single genomic interval of Helianthus annuus cultivar XRQ/B chromosome 6, HanXRQr2.0-SUNRISE, whole genome shotgun sequence harbors:
- the LOC110944925 gene encoding uncharacterized protein LOC110944925, with the protein MDNKLHPAMTVSNIKNVVPITLEVETVHYTTWAELFQNSCKAYQVHDHLEPRKPAPATTSSGSDKDKVTAPPSDDEALWSRLDAIVKQWIYGTISPDLLHTILTPGQTAYDAWTTLANLFRDNKNTRPVFLQQEFSNIRLENFPNMSAYCQQVKLLSD; encoded by the coding sequence ATGGACAACAAACTTCATCCAGCCATGACAGTGTCCAACATAAAAAACGTTGTGCCTATAACCCTCGAAGTTGAAACTGTCCATTACACAACCTGGGCAGAACTTTTTCAGAATTCTTGCAAGGCTTACCAGGTTCACGATCATCTGGAACCCAGAAAACCGGCACCGGCAACTACCTCCTCTGGTTCTGACAAGGACAAGGTCACTGCTCCTCCCTCTGATGATGAGGCTCTTTGGTCTCGTCTAGATGCCATTGTCAAGCAATGGATATATGGCACCATCTCACCAGATCTCCTTCATACCATACTTACTCCGGGTCAGACTGCTTATGACGCCTGGACTACTCTGGCCAACCTCTTCCGGGACAACAAAAACACCAGGCCTGTCTTTCTTCAGCAAGAGTTCTCCAATATTCGTTTGGAAAACTTTCCAAACATGTCAGCCTACTGTCAACAGGTTAAACTCCTCTCCGACTAA